A window of Papilio machaon chromosome 1, ilPapMach1.1, whole genome shotgun sequence contains these coding sequences:
- the LOC106719240 gene encoding uncharacterized protein LOC106719240, with protein MKLKKLKADSEAPVQPEPVVPPQAEIIEADLYKRSYFGPDVPTLELECWEEELSEAQLQAYKTADEEYKSIQNKLDDIVKSTGGEIVYNGDQFTAYQLLGKQPVLKDLERQSAEIIRSRSRSLSISRETLPKGGKRGRPRKNREEDRDYSPSSDRAKSPELKHKKKKKDKERNKDREKDSTKTKDKTLAPSNVHSVVTNVRPSEATAIGGLLTGSATKTTAIVDLTKDDSTKNVADSREVSFNKLQGKTFPSLVVVARPYLRAKEVPAPADRALLDSKVKSVLIHTPMKFTEWLIQQGLVRCEQWCAIHPGNKLKLGMYSDVTKFPYSGGYVWISECCPTRFVSVFSSSIFEGATFPPSVLLKLIYHWACQTNVQNVVQWVKVDNLYVKGLFTWLRAVCTLAVHQHMGLLGGAGKKVEVGVISLGTTSHDGTQRQVKVEVLGVLDPVDKLIRLRAVEPLAEYEKNYKKRFQKILEPLSNWVHPSSVILTDLTVDKGTLVSMGFKHVVQSSTHSDQPMRNSNANIMEYLRRIVPRMFQNTLSLLSRQIIQQFLDELVWRERFGISPGQAFDNIVLHISEQTKLEAKEPITVRLNRIAANPFKNWKFLGKKKDTEPEPETGRGKRGRKKKELSPPPPPSKKKKKEKTTYIEDDDDEEVPLALRRTKIKQEKNKDKDKDSETAEKPRSRRKTARSYVDDELDDVPLKSIKKEIKQEETVSLERYYFGQTGGNEDIPEVSIAVECPVCHVELNDALSLTRHMFEHVSAGEGALCPYCLTRFPHHEDLTVHLKHNHPLDTKSPELFTYACLICEVRFAAVLTLAAHMQKAHAPHELPYACAVCDYRASAHRAAVDHFAARHAHHARLHCPHCLKMITVYADGHELSANVLLYIDHLKLHQNKDLEISCNRCVLKFVHLGQLKEHQVRDHITVEDAMPLCSEEHLINKPKNKARPPVKDSTSHAISDTYEQLTLVLPEGLLCRECDMPLDSDKHFLGYTKCSKCPYATSCYRAMLNHSGCCAGPHSLEDAPRAAPHTTHCLCGYHTHIGTDMLTHLLMCERKTAYSSEEEARANILNAEEIAQKPSAPADNSPLDTPLESLSSMSDYAPPSVLNTQLSLDDLAPPSVLQPDQHEPERLADAYDRPLATPRREEPHYSLGDFEPLPQEPPPQPDFEQL; from the exons ATGAAgcttaaaaagttaaaagctGATAGTGAG GCCCCTGTACAACCGGAGCCTGTAGTGCCGCCTCAAGCAGAAATAATAGAGGCTGATTTATACAAACGATCATACTTCGGTCCCGATGTTCCAACACTGGAACTAGAATGTTGGGAAGAGGAATTGTCGGAAGCGCAACTTCAGGCTTATAAGACTGCTGACGAAGAATATAAGAGTATTCAGAACAAACTTGACGATATAGTTAAGAGTACGGGTGGTGAGATTGTGTACAATGGTGATCAATTCACCGCTTATCAACTTCTGGGAAA ACAACCTGTATTGAAGGATTTGGAACGACAAAGTGCTGAGATTATCAGATCCAGATCTCGTTCCCTTTCTATCAGCAGGGAAACTCTGCCAAAGGGTGGAAAAAGAG GACGCCCCCGTAAAAACAGAGAGGAGGATCGTGATTATTCACCATCATCCGACAGAGCTAAGTCACCTGAACTTAAAcataagaagaaaaagaaggaCAAAGAGAGGAACAAGGATAGAGAAAAGGACAGCACTAAAACTAAGGACAAGACTCTGGCACCTTCCA ATGTTCATAGCGTGGTTACAAATGTTAGACCATCGGAAGCGACAGCTATTGGTGGCTTACTAACTGGCAGTGCTACAAAAACAACAGCTATTGTAGATCTCACTAAAGATGATAGTACTAAGAATGTTGCTGATTCACGAGAGGTGTCATTTAATAAACTACAAG GTAAAACATTCCCATCTCTGGTTGTGGTTGCACGACCATACCTACGCGCTAAGGAAGTACCCGCACCAGCTGATCGGGCCCTGCTGGATAGTAAGGTGAAGTCAGTGCTCATTCATACACCTATGAAGTTCACCGAGTGGCTCATACAGCAGGGTTTGGTGCGCTGTGAGCAGTGGTGTGCTATACATCCCGGCAACAAGCTTAAACTCG ggaTGTACTCGGACGTAACTAAATTTCCTTATTCCGGTGGCTATGTATGGATATCTGAATGTTGTCCAACTAGATTTGTCTCTGTATTTTCAAGTTCTATCTTCGAAGGCGCTACATTCCCACCCAGTGtactactaaaattaatttaccacTGGGCGTGTCAAACTAACGTACAAAATGTAGTACAATGGGTAAAAGTTGACAATTTGTACGTAAAAGGATTGTTCACGTGGCTACGAGCCGTTTGTACATTGGCTGTACATCAACATATGGGATTATTGGGTGGTGCTGGAAAGAAAGTGGAAGTAGGTGTTATATCACTGGGAACAACGAGCCACGATGGCACTCAGAGGCAGGTCAAAGTTGAAGTGTTGGGTGTATTGGATCCTGTTGATAAATTG ATCCGTCTCCGTGCAGTAGAACCTTTAGCGGAATATGAGAAGAACTATAAGAAACGTTTCCAGAAGATTCTAGAACCTTTAAGCAATTGGGTGCATCCATCTTCAGTTATACTAACAGATCTGACTGTGGACAAAGGAACTTTAGTTTCCATGGGTTTCAAACATGTTGTGCAATCATCCACACATTCGGACCAGCCAATGAGGAACAGTAACGCAAATATAATGGAATACTTAAGACGTATTGTACCAAGAATGTTCCAGAATACATTGTCACTGTTATCCAGACAAATTATACAACAATTCTTGGATGAACTGGTATGGAGAGAGAG GTTTGGCATATCACCGGGGCAAGCATTTGACAACATAGTCCTACATATATCGGAACAAACTAAATTGGAGGCGAAGGAGCCTATCACGGTGCGGCTCAACAGGATCGCAGCTAATCCATTTAAAAACTGGAAATTCCTCGGAAAG AAAAAAGACACAGAGCCTGAGCCGGAGACTGGACGAGGAAAACGCGGGAGGAAAAAGAAAGAGCTGTCACCACCACCTCCTCCTtcgaaaaagaagaagaaagagaaaactacatatatagaggatgatgatgatgaagag gtgCCTTTAGCCCTTCGACGTACAAAGATCAAACAAGAAAAGAACAAAGACAAAGATAAGGACAGTGAGACGGCGGAGAAACCTCGGTCGCGTCGCAAAACTGCTCGCTCATATGTGGACGATGAACTCGACGATGTACCACTCAAGAGCATCAAGAAAGAGATCAAGCAAGAAGAGACCGTGTCCCTGGAACGATATTACTTTGGACAAACAGGAGGCAATGAGGATATTCCAGAAGTTTCTATCGCTGTAGAG TGTCCAGTGTGTCACGTGGAGTTGAACGACGCGCTGTCTCTGACACGTCACATGTTCGAGCACGTGTCTGCGGGCGAGGGCGCGCTCTGTCCGTACTGTCTCACTCGCTTCCCCCACCACGAGGACCTCACAGTACACCTCAAGCACAACCACCCCCTTGACACCAAGTCGCCTGAACTCTTCACATATGCATGTCTCATTTGTGAG gTTCGTTTCGCAGCAGTGCTAACACTAGCGGCGCACATGCAGAAGGCGCACGCGCCGCACGAGCTGCCGTACGCATGCGCGGTGTGCGACTACCGCGCGAGTGCACATCGCGCCGCAGTGGACCACTTCGCAGCACGACATGCGCACCACGCGCGTCTGCACTGCCCACACTGTCTCAAG ATGATCACAGTGTACGCGGACGGTCACGAGTTATCAGCTAACGTGTTGCTGTACATCGACCACCTGAAGCTGCATCAGAACAAGGATCTAGAGATCAGCTGCAACAGATGTGTGCTCAAGTTTGTTCATCTAG GTCAATTGAAGGAACATCAAGTGAGGGACCACATTACAGTGGAGGATGCGATGCCGCTTTGTTCTGAAGAACATTTGATCAATAAACCGAAA AACAAGGCTCGTCCGCCAGTGAAGGATTCAACGAGCCACGCTATCAGTGACACATACGAGCAGCTGACACTGGTCCTGCCCGAGGGTCTGCTCTGTCGCGAGTGTGACATGCCACTCGACAGTGACAAACACTTCTT AGGTTATACGAAGTGTAGCAAGTGTCCGTACGCGACATCTTGTTACCGCGCCATGCTGAATCACAGTGGCTGCTGCGCTGGACCACACTCGCTGGAAGATGCACCGCGCGCTGCTCCACACACTACGCACTGTCTCTGCGGATACCATACTCATATTG GTACGGACATGTTGACACACTTGTTGATGTGCGAGCGCAAGACCGCGTACAGTTCAGAGGAGGAGGCTCGCGCTAACATCCTCAATGCGGAAGAGATCGCGCAAAAGCCTTCAGCACCCGCTGACAACTCACCTCTTGATACT CCGTTGGAGAGCTTGTCATCGATGTCAGACTACGCGCCGCCTTCAGTACTCAACACCCAGCTCTCGCTTGATGACCTCGCACCACCCTCTGTGCTGCAGCCTGACCAG caTGAGCCTGAACGTTTGGCGGACGCTTACGACCGGCCACTAGCAACACCACGCCGTGAGGAGCCGCACTACTCGCTGGGGGACTTCGAACCACTACCGCAGGAGCCCCCGCCACAGCCGGACTTTGAACAACtgtaa
- the LOC106719261 gene encoding mitochondrial import inner membrane translocase subunit Tim13, producing the protein MDSLSSGSLSGVQKEELMDQVKQQIAIANAQELLTKMSEKCFKKCIGKPGTALDSSEQKCIAMCMDRYMDAWNLVSRTYSTRIQRERNNM; encoded by the coding sequence ATGGATTCTCTATCTTCTGGATCATTGAGTGGAGTACAAAAAGAGGAGCTTATGGACCAAGTCAAGCAACAAATTGCAATAGCTAATGCTCAAGAGCTTCTTACGAAAATGTCtgaaaagtgttttaaaaaatgtatcggCAAACCTGGTACAGCTTTGGATAGCTCGGAGCAAAAATGTATTGCGATGTGCATGGACCGGTACATGGACGCATGGAACCTTGTCTCACGGACTTACAGCACTCGTATTCAACGAGAAAGAAACAATATGTGA
- the LOC106719260 gene encoding U11/U12 small nuclear ribonucleoprotein 25 kDa protein yields the protein MDEIDAVAHSVSHDELLEITESSLFKLLNYDSLLCDLPSDIIIEEILSQIAVEHGQSIRIFISREDEPALKVIVPQTASVGDLKKAIARHFEIHQKRIGSKVKISWKYIWKTYNLSFDGIILDNNANPIEDYGVTNKTTLTFKKRRKKNKNTIYS from the exons ATGGATGAAATTGATGCTGTTGCACACAGCGTATCACACGACGAACTGCTCGAAATTACCGAATCTTCTCTTTtcaaactattaaattatgattcaTTATTATGTGATTTACCTTCAGATATTATTATAGAAGAAATTTTGTCACAg ATAGCAGTGGAGCATGGCCAGTCAATaaggatttttatttctagagAAGATGAACCTGCATTAAAAGTCATT GTGCCACAAACAGCAAGTGTTGGTGATCTAAAGAAGGCAATTGCCAGACACTTTGAGATACATCAGAAAAGGATTGGCAGCAAAGTGAAGATATCTTGGAAATATATTTGGAAGACTTATAACTTAAGTTTTGATGGTATAATATTGGACAATAATGCAAACCCTATTGAAGATTACGGTGTAACCAATAAAACTACATTAACATTCAAGAAGagacggaaaaaaaataaaaacaccatttattcttaa
- the LOC106719251 gene encoding probable ATP-dependent RNA helicase DDX46, whose amino-acid sequence MPREKSRYRDKRSTSCSSEESYERKKLKSKHKRRSRDRSESSSHRRKRSTSRSKYKRRSYSRSPSKERYETKSRRRSSSRSKVKRSKRSLSREYSRSRSSSRSRSKYSKSSKKHKRSQSSSSRSSYEPEHPISSRRTNLDDTEIKVEKAIKAAEAVGLTMTKIPTYDFKDIEIKEDMPTIHDRNLLAELNSDSFIPKSFTSTRNKKQSQNIVIDLNSETVKVPELEIKLDNDDSIINFNEIPNEEELKEMWVKKLYQYRKKMLKGEI is encoded by the exons atgccACGAGAAAAGAGTCGATATCGGGACAAACGTAGTACGTCCTGTAGTTCTGAAGAGtcatatgaaagaaaaaaacttaaatctaaACATAAAAGACGTTCAAGAGATCGTTCGGAGTCTAGCAGTCATAGAAGAAAACGATCGACTTCACGGTCAAAATATAAACGTCGAAGCTACTCACGTAGTCCTTCCAAGGAACGTTACGAGACAAAGTCTAGAAGACGATCTTCATCGCGATCCAAAGTGAAACGCTCGAAACGATCTCTATCTAGAGAATATTCCCGCTCAAGATCAAGTTCTCGGAGTAGATCTAAGTACAGCAAGAgtagtaaaaaacataaaagatcTCAATCGTCAAGCAGTCGAAGCTCTTATGAACCAG AACATCCAATATCCTCAAGAAGAACAAACCTAGATGACACAGAAATAAAAGTAGAAAAGGCAATTAAAGCTGCAGAAGCTGTTGGTTTAACTATGACAAAGATACCAACTTACGACTTCAAAGACATAGAAATTAAAGAGGACATGCCAACAATACATGACAGAAATTTATTAGCAGAATTAAACAGCGACAGTTTCATTCCAAAGTCATTTACATCAACGAGAAATAAAAAGCAATCCCAGAACATAGTGATAGATTTGAATTCAGAAACAGTTAAAGTCCCAGAATTGGAAATTAAATTGGACAATGATgattcaattataaattttaat gaaatACCAAATGAAGAAGAACTCAAAGAGATGTGGGTGAAAAAACTTTATCAATataggaaaaaaatgttaaaaggtGAAATATAG